In the Saccharococcus thermophilus genome, TGATTATGCGGGAAGAAATCAAACATTTCCTCGAAATCGAACAGGCTGGAACGCCGAATATGAGAAACGGCTACTATCAGCGAAATCTAGATACGCAATATGGCCGGATTGAGGGTCTTTTGGTTCCAAGAGACCGAAACGGGGAATTTCAAACACAGTTGTTTGCCCCTTATCAACGCCACACCGGCTGGCTGGAGGAAGCCATCATTAGGATGTATCAAAGTGGCATGAGTACACGGGAAATTGGCAAGTTTATCGAACGAATTCTAGGAAATGCTTATTCTCCAGCGACGATCAGCCGTATTACCGATGTCGTGAAAGAAGACATCGAGAAATGGCACCATCGTCCACTATCCAAACGTTATTCTGTCTTATATTTGGACGGCTTGTACGTGAAACTTCGCCGCGATACGGTAGAGAAAGAAGTCATTTATGTGGTGTTAGGAGTGAATGAAGAAGGGTATCGAGAAATTCTGGATTTCTTCGTGGGAGGACAAGAAAGCGCCTATGGATGGCAGGAAATTCTTCAACACCTCTACCAAAGAGGCGTCAAGGAAGTGCTTCTTGGCGTCTTCGATGGCCTTCCGGGGCTGGAGGAAGCCTTTAAGGCGGTGTATCCGAAAGCCGATGTGCAGCGCTGTGTCGTGCACAAAGTCCGCAACACCCTCAGCCGTGTTCGGAAAAAAGACCAATTCGAAGTGGCCGAGGATCTCAAGCTGATTTATCGCGCGCCGAATAAGGAGATGGCGTTACAAATGTTTCAACAGTTTGAGTCGAAATGGTCCAGCAAATATCCAAGAGAAGTTCAATCTTGGGCCAATGAGTTGGATGTCCTCCTTACATTTATGGATTATCCAAGCAGTATTCGAAGTGTGATTTACACGACGAATGTCATCGAACGAACGATCAAAGAGATTCGGAAACGTCTAAAGCCGATGAACAGTTTGAGCAGTTTAGAAGCCGCGGAAAAAGTCGTGTATTTGACCATCCAAGATTTTAATGAGAAATGGGCAGGGCGAAAGTTAAGAGGATTTGCCGAAGCGCAGGAAGCCCTTCAACGAATGTTTGAAGAACGTTATTGTTAACCAAATATTGTAAATAAACAAAATAAGGGGATTCTCCCTTTCCACACAAGAGACTGAATATTCAGTCTCCTGTGTGGAGAAAATCAGTCCCCTATCAATTCAAATCCATTTCAGAGAAACCCTACCCCATTTACATTACACAAAATTCTTGACGGTACCGCGGAAAATTATAAGAGTCCAATCAAACTGATAAAAAGTCCTGTATTATAAACTAAAGACACATAAATGGAGGTGTAACTAATGGGTGCTGGCTTTGCATTAATCGTCGTTCTGTTCATCTTATTAATCCTTATTGGTTGTAGTTGTATGATTTATTAATCCTTGTTGGTTTGTGGTTATATGATTGGGGGCTTTGGTGGTTACGGGAGAGGATATGGCTTCGGCGGTGGTTATGGACCAGGATTGGGATTCTAGTACTCCCTCCCCTTCTTATGAGGATTTGAGAATTGCTAAAATGCTTACACTTCTCGTTATTTGTTGAACTACGAGTGCCATGGTTGAACAAGACACACAAAAAGACCGATTTATTTCGGTCTTTTTGTGTGGTCTAAAACCATTTTGATGGGTGATATTATTTACTTAAGATAAATCATCTTGCAAATTACAGGATGATTTTGACGGAGAACAGTCTATTATCGGATAACAATATACGGTCTCATCATCTCATAATCCTCGTGCTCCAAGATATGACAGTGCCATACATACAACCCTGTATAAGGACCAAACTTCATGATAATTCGAGTTACCTGGTTAGGATTAGCTCTTACTGTATCCTTCCATCCTCGTTCTTGCGGTTCGGGAGGAATCGCCGGACCCGTATACTGGATAATTCTCTCCTTTTTAAACTTTTCTACATCGAAATCTCTCCGGTCTAATATTTGAAAATCAATTAAGTGAAGATGAATAGGGTGTGTAGCCGTAGTTAAGTTAATTAAATACCATATTTCGGTTGATCCCAATTTTGGATTTTCTGTTATGGGGGCATCCCACTGTTTATTATCCAATAGCATGAATTCACGACCGTACTTATCCATATTATCATTTAATGTTAGGTATCGTATCTTTGAAGCTGACTGTTCTTTTATTTTTGGAAGAGGCCCCATATAAGACGGTATAACACTCGTATCAATATTTGAAAGAGGAAGAGTCACTCTAAACTGCATCACAGTACCTGTATTTTCATCTGGCGGATCTCCGGTTGGAAAAGGAGCGGGGGCATCATTTGTCATAATAATATTCTTGCCCTCAAGATTGGTAAAATCAATGATCACATCTGCTCGTTCTGCAGGTGCCAACGTAATTTCTTTGACTCCTATCGGGTGTTGCATTAATCCTCCATCCGTCCCGATTTGATAAAAAAGTTGTCCCGAATCAAGCTTTAGCCTATAGAAACGGGTGTTAGATGCATTTAGCAGCCTGAATCGATATTTACGGGGTTCCACTTTTAGATACGGCCATACTTTTCCGTTCACCAAGATGGTATCCCCAATAAATTCAGGAACTATCGACGTTTCTAATTCCGGGACTGGTTTTTGTGGTTGCTTCGGGTAATAAAGAGAACCATCTTTATTAAAAGTCTTGTCTTGTATCATAAGAGGGATATCATATTTCCCACTTGGTAAATTCAATAAACGTTCCCGATGATCTCTGATAAGATAGAATCCTGCCAATCCAGCATACACATTGAGCCTCGTGATGCCGAGCGCATGGTCATGATACCAGAGGGTGCAAGCTCGATCGTAATTATCATATCGATATATTTGCTTTCTAAAATATGGACCGACTTGTTTGAATCCCTTTGTAAACCAAGCCTCCGGGTAGCCATCGCTTTCCCATTCAACACTAGCGCCATGTACGTGTACCACCGTTCGCACTTCCGGTACATCCACATGGGCACCATGCACCGTATAGTCTACCGGCAAAAGATGCTTATCTGGAAGATTGTTGATCCATTTAATAAACACTTTTTCTCCGCTCTCTACTTCAATTGTAGGTCCTGGATAGCTGCCTTCATAGCCCCATACAGTTGTATCATTTAACTCACTATGGAGTGATTGCTTAAATTCCGTCATATTCACTTCATAATAAGTATGAAACTGATCTTTCCATCGAGGTTTTAAAATAGGGGGAATGGGGAGCTCATCTACAAATTTAGAGAGAATCATATTTCCACTCCTTAATAACCTGACGATTATAATTACCTTCTTTCTAAAGTTATAAATATTACAAGCCCTGTATGACAAATTCAAATGGTTTTGGCGGTTGACAAATAGTGCGATTGCGCGAGAAAATCAAAGAAAACAAAAGAGAAGTATCGCTGTATACATAGTGTGTACTATTTTGAATCATTGGAATAGGCGTTTGTTCAACGAACGGATGCATTTGTTGAATAACAGGCCTTAAATAAAAAAGAGCTTGGAACGTTTTCTTATAACGTTTTCCCAGCTCTTTTTTTGATTTGGATCGTGAATTTATTGGTGCTGAAATTAGGAGCTCCAAATACAGGAACGGTGTCCGCAGATGGCTCCGGCGGCCATTCATCTTCTTGAATGACCTGAAACAAAGATTTATGGAAACATCCTTGGTGGGAACTTGCCTTCGGAAGCTTTGAAACATAATAATGATCGTGACCATTTGAAAAGAGAAAATACTTCTTCCCTTTCTCAAGAACCGTTGTTGCTCCGACATCTATACAAACTCCTTGAAATACGCATTCACCTTCTTTCACAGTTTCGTCGAAATGCGTAACATTGCATTTTTTTTTATAACTTGTGACATCTGTCCGTTTCAAAAAGCCCCATTAGTACATTTAATGTTTATAGATATTTATAGGAGGTGATTTTCCATGTTTTGTCCTAGACCAGTTATATGTCCACCTAGATTTTTGGTGCGAGACTGTTTCATTCCTCGTGTAGTTCCTTATATCCATCCAGTCGTACACATTAATCGTCACAATATCGTCAATGTTCCTAGACATATTTTTACACCTATTACAAGAAACGTAGTTGTTGACCCTGGATACCCTACTCATTGCTGTTAATCAACACAAATGCCCTACTTTTATCAAGTGGGGCATTTTGTATTGTAACTGAGAAGGAAAAAATGGTTTACACATTAATATGTGTGAATACGTAACACAATGATCATGCTCTTCTGTTTCAAGGAAATCAAAAATCGAAAGTTGCTGCACATGCCACCAACTGTTATTTAGTTTTACATCCAACAAAATTGACTTCTTGTTATTTACCTTTTGTGGTATAATTATCCAAAATACTTTGGAGGTCTAACATGGAAGCTGTTGCATTCTTATTTGGTTTTGTTATTTATTTTGGTATGATAGTCTTTATGCTGTGGTTCGCCATAAGTTTAATAAAAACATTAAAAGAGAAAAATCAGATTCTAAAAGAGATTGCTAGAAACTTAGAGAATAGAGGTAAGGAAGAAATATAAAATTTGTCTAGAACAACTTTTATGTAGATAAAAAGATATATAAAACAGCCTCCTATAGTTCAAAAATGAACTACAAGAGGCTGTCTTTAGCGCTTTGTTAATAATGTTGTTAAACCGCATTTGCCAGCATGATTGGAATAGAACTCACATTTCGCACCCTAACAAGGTCAAAACAAAGGATTTTTTATTTAGTTTTTCAGAATAACTTTTTGACCAACACAACGAGCGATGGCAATCCTTTTTTTACCATCGCTGGTCGTTCCGTATCACGTTACACGTAGATGCTCTCATCCATGCCCAATCCCTGCAGAATCCTTCGCTGATCAGGGGTAAGGGAGCGATCCAGTGAGCGTTGGATGCGCCCATCCGGCAGCTTGAACAGGACGACGTTCACATATTGAAACAGCTGAAAAATCGCCTGTCCCGTCGGCCGGGTCAGCTTGCGGCCTCCAGGACCCTTCAACGGGTGTTCTGGAGTAATAAACTGACGCACTCGGCGCTGAAAAACGCGGTAAATAGCCAAGGCCAACAGAAACAAATAGCCTAATACTGCGACCCGTTCTGGTTTTTTGACGTAAATCTCATCCGTGAAAAACGGATCTTTCAAAAAAGCGAAGTTCATTTCCACCGAGATCTGCCCTTTATACAGCTTCAAGATCTCTTGGGCATCCATGGGTTGGCCCTTCCATTCCTTCGGAACGGTCGTGACAAGGACAAACCGGGACGCTTTCCGTCTCGCCTGTTCCCACGCGTCTTGGTCGAATTCGACGTCAAGGTGCAAGAAATACAGCGTCTCCACCTCGGGTTCCGCCCCTTTTTTCGGCCGTCCGCGCCGTTTTTTCAGGCGTACGATCTCTTCGACCGCGGCCTCAACCCGATGAAACCGGGGGCGAAGGGACGCCTTGAGGGACGCCAAGGCTTGTTCGGCATCTTCCCGGCAGGAGAAGGGGTGACGCTCCCAACGGGCTTGTTCCTCGCGAAGAAGCTCCGCTTCTTTGGTTCGTTCTTTTTCAAGCGTCTTTCCTTTTCGCTGGTCGAGCGCGCTCGATTCAACAACGATCAGCCGAACGGGGTGGCCTTCATACGTCGAGGCCGTTTCCCATACCCGGTACGTGGCGCCGTTTCTCTCCGCCAACGTAAAGGGATCGCTCCACGTCGTGTCCTCAGCATCCGCTTCGGCCAGCGCGGTTTTCACGATCCGGAGCGACGAAGGGCCTCTGGTGATCAAAAAGGCGTTGGCCGCTTTGGTTTGCGCCAGGGTCTCTTTCGTCATCGCGGCGGAATCGGCCACGTAAATCCATTCGTCTTCGATTTTGGCCTGCTTCAGCTGTTCATGGACACGAGACAGCACCTCGGGATTCCATGTTTTATCGGGCAGGTTGCCATCGTGCACATCGCCGTAAAACGGGATGCCGTCCTCGTTGCCGACCAGTCCGAAACCGATCTGTTTTTGCCAACGATGATGGCGGTTGTAGCCATGTGTGATTTGTAAGGCCTCTAACGAGGCCGATTCATACGCGCCGTAAACGGTCTTGTCCGTCGTATCGGCGTGGAAGGCTCGGAGGGAAAGGCCTTCTTTTCGATAAATATGAATCAAGCAAGTGCTGATGACGTTGTGAATGCCAGCCTCATACAGGCGATCGAGATGACGGGCCAACGCATCGTCGT is a window encoding:
- a CDS encoding IS256 family transposase; the protein is MSKRSIPNVDWANQLESVIRQFVKEKLELIMREEIKHFLEIEQAGTPNMRNGYYQRNLDTQYGRIEGLLVPRDRNGEFQTQLFAPYQRHTGWLEEAIIRMYQSGMSTREIGKFIERILGNAYSPATISRITDVVKEDIEKWHHRPLSKRYSVLYLDGLYVKLRRDTVEKEVIYVVLGVNEEGYREILDFFVGGQESAYGWQEILQHLYQRGVKEVLLGVFDGLPGLEEAFKAVYPKADVQRCVVHKVRNTLSRVRKKDQFEVAEDLKLIYRAPNKEMALQMFQQFESKWSSKYPREVQSWANELDVLLTFMDYPSSIRSVIYTTNVIERTIKEIRKRLKPMNSLSSLEAAEKVVYLTIQDFNEKWAGRKLRGFAEAQEALQRMFEERYC
- a CDS encoding YjcZ family sporulation protein — protein: MGAGFALIVVLFILLILIGCSCMIY
- a CDS encoding multicopper oxidase family protein, encoding MILSKFVDELPIPPILKPRWKDQFHTYYEVNMTEFKQSLHSELNDTTVWGYEGSYPGPTIEVESGEKVFIKWINNLPDKHLLPVDYTVHGAHVDVPEVRTVVHVHGASVEWESDGYPEAWFTKGFKQVGPYFRKQIYRYDNYDRACTLWYHDHALGITRLNVYAGLAGFYLIRDHRERLLNLPSGKYDIPLMIQDKTFNKDGSLYYPKQPQKPVPELETSIVPEFIGDTILVNGKVWPYLKVEPRKYRFRLLNASNTRFYRLKLDSGQLFYQIGTDGGLMQHPIGVKEITLAPAERADVIIDFTNLEGKNIIMTNDAPAPFPTGDPPDENTGTVMQFRVTLPLSNIDTSVIPSYMGPLPKIKEQSASKIRYLTLNDNMDKYGREFMLLDNKQWDAPITENPKLGSTEIWYLINLTTATHPIHLHLIDFQILDRRDFDVEKFKKERIIQYTGPAIPPEPQERGWKDTVRANPNQVTRIIMKFGPYTGLYVWHCHILEHEDYEMMRPYIVIR
- a CDS encoding IS1634 family transposase, translated to MNVQVKKVYRNSYLNIISALFKKLGLPQLIDHLVPVDPQCQTRVSDAVQAILYNVFDGRQALVHLEHWAQEVDCEKLIRPDLHPSWLNDDALARHLDRLYEAGIHNVISTCLIHIYRKEGLSLRAFHADTTDKTVYGAYESASLEALQITHGYNRHHRWQKQIGFGLVGNEDGIPFYGDVHDGNLPDKTWNPEVLSRVHEQLKQAKIEDEWIYVADSAAMTKETLAQTKAANAFLITRGPSSLRIVKTALAEADAEDTTWSDPFTLAERNGATYRVWETASTYEGHPVRLIVVESSALDQRKGKTLEKERTKEAELLREEQARWERHPFSCREDAEQALASLKASLRPRFHRVEAAVEEIVRLKKRRGRPKKGAEPEVETLYFLHLDVEFDQDAWEQARRKASRFVLVTTVPKEWKGQPMDAQEILKLYKGQISVEMNFAFLKDPFFTDEIYVKKPERVAVLGYLFLLALAIYRVFQRRVRQFITPEHPLKGPGGRKLTRPTGQAIFQLFQYVNVVLFKLPDGRIQRSLDRSLTPDQRRILQGLGMDESIYV